In Arvicanthis niloticus isolate mArvNil1 chromosome 16, mArvNil1.pat.X, whole genome shotgun sequence, the sequence AATAAGTCCCCTTCCTATCGTCATGTCGTTGTTTGTGTGTGACCCCTGGCATTCCACCAGAATTGCTTGCTTGCATGCACATCCACGGCAAGTTATTTACCGGGGCACTTACAAGTGGCTACAACACCCTCTATTTTTAGCAAACTTTTGATGCCGATAGAGTCTCTGGGAGGAGATGGACGTCATGCCTCCCCTCACTCCCCATCACAATTAAACGTTGCTGGGCCCAGTCTTGTGCAGTTAACCACAGCTGCAGTGGGTGAGCTCGACACTGCAGTGGgcatgccatgtccagaagatgCTGGTTTTTGTCTCCCCGTCCTTTGgcccttacattctttctgcttcctcttctgagacTCTCCCTGAGCTCTGGAGGAGGAAATCCAGATGTCCTGTTCAGGGTCAAGCACTGCGTAGTcacattttgaccagttgtgagtctctgcacTAACTGCTACCTGCTGCACATGAAGTTTCTCTGACGAAAGCTGAGAGCAGCACTAATCCATGGCTATAAACATGAGTATTGAGAACAGGTTGGCGTTACAACTgttatggtttgcatatgcttggcccggggagtggcactatttggaggtgtggccttcttggagtgggtgtggcctgtcACTGTGGGCgggggctttaagaccctcatcttagctgtctggaagccGGTCTTCTCTAGTTGCCTTTGGAataagaggtggaactctcagtttctcctgccccatgcctgactggatgctgccatgctcctgctttgatgacaatggactgaacctctgaacctgtaagccagccccaattaaatgttgtccttataagagttgccttggtcgtggtgtctgttcacagcagtaaaaccctaagacaatgaccATTTGGCTAAATAATAGTAGTAGCTTCCCTTTTAGGACCTTTGACCTCTCTATCATGATCTTCTCATAGGTTCACAGAACCAGGCCTGACTAAGGTTTTAAGATTATTTCCAGACTTTCCCATAGCCACCGAGGGACAAGTCAGTTGGTAAAGGAGTCAGGAGATTCAAAGTTACTCACCCAAAGGTGGACTGGAGAAGTCTGTCTCAGGACACAGCCCCATCTTTTGTGATATCTCACATTGAGTACTGTGTTAAGGCATTCATACGTGACTGGAAGTGTACCTCATACCATCCTGGATACTGGTAATTTAAtaattttgggggtggggtggggaggacagggtttcactgtgtagtcctggtcaGCCTCAAGTTTACAGAGACCTGTCTGTCTGAGCATTCACATCCTCTGCTTTACAAGCATCGGAGTACAGCCGAATACACATGCATATTAAATAGCTTTGCACGACAAGCAGGCTACCTTCAGAGACACAGGGTGTGTACTTCATGGGAGCTGGAAGCATGTTGGGGGCATGACATAGTTCCTAACTCAGAGGCTCACACTACTCTTTTCTGTCTTATGTTAGAGCCACCATACCCACCCGGCCATGGGCAGGAGCCCTCTGTCTTCCGCAGCTCTGCCAACTGGTGAGCGTATGCTGTTCTTATTCCTGGACAGGATGAAAGTTACTGGTGAAACAATAAGAGGATGGAAGAGGAGCCAAGGCCTAGGGAGCTTCCTCCTCATCCAGTTTTAAGTTCTCTGTGTGAAGAGGGGCAACCAGCAAGATACTGGGAGGCTCCTCTGTGACCCTCGGTCTCCTGTCAGCTTTAGATTAGTAAATGTTCCCTGAAGCCATGGAAGAGCCTATTCCAATCTTCATGTACAGGCACTTCAATgtgtggaaacaaaacaaaacaaaacaaaacacggaGCTTTCCCAAGGTGAGAAAGGAAAGGCAGGGTATAGagctccattttcatccctgctcACTTAAGCTATTAGGGCAGGAAGAAGCTGTGGCATTCTCCTGGTTTAAAGTCCTCAAACTTAGACACCAAGGTTTCTGGGAGCAGTGCTAGGACAATAGCATTTTAAACACCCtttgttctagaattttctcCTGTGTATACACTATCAGAGTAAGAGAGATTAGAATTTAAAGTGTGAGACCTGGTGACCTGAAAACTAGGGAGTAGGCACAGACACTGTCCTGTAGTGTGGCCTACAGGGACGTCTTTCATCTCAAAGGGATGGACATCTATTTAGATCAGGACTCAGAGACTTCCCTTCCCAGCTGGACCTTAGAAGGATTCAGAAATATACAACTACTGACATTTCTTATCCAACCTGATAGTTGTGCCTATAGCCTAGCCCCAGAGGGCAAAGCAGAGTGGTGAACACAGGAGACATCAAAATCAACAAAGCTGACTGGATGTAAGTTAGTTCTTCCTGTGAATGGACGTATGACGGCTTCCGAAGCCACCCGAGGTGGAGTCCCCTCCATTCGTTCTCAGCATTGTAACTGAAGGGAGAGCCAAATTCTCCTGCTATTTGGGAGAATGGTACACAGGTGAGTGAGGGGGTGGGTGAATTAATCTTGAGATTAAAGCAGAGGGCAAAGGCTGTTGTTTATCTACCAACACGAATCTTTCCAGAGGATAAGCGAACAGACATCTGAGCCTGGAAAGAGGATCTGGCCTGGGGAGAGAACAAGGACGCTCTCTAGCAAGCAGTTTCAGCCCTGACTGCTACTGAATGGAGACACAGTCGCCTGCCCTCTGTGCTCTCTGAAGAATGTGGCTCCCCAGCTCCTGAGGGAGGACAGCACTGAGGACTGTTTCTTGATTAACCCCTGGCCATCCGTAGCTTTGCTCTGCATGACTTTTTTCCTTACCCAAACGTGCCTGTTTGGCTCTGGGCCTCTCTCATTGGCCTAGGAAGGACAGGCATGTTGACCACCTGCTGCAACTGCAGTAGAGTCACAGCATCAACGTGTGTGTGATTGCTTTAAGAAGGTATCCCCTCATCTTTGCAAGCTCCAGAGTTTTTACTTGGAACGGAGAGATTGGGTCTATTGAGTTGAAAGCAAGGGTCCCCATAGCTTTATAAACAAGCTGCCTGGGTCAGCAGCATCTCCAACCGGGTTGGGCCTTGCAAGTAGGTGTGGCAGCCCATTTGCCACCCAGTATGGCAACACACTTCATCCACAGGCTAACCCCTCCACCCACCCTGAAGAACACAGAATGTGGAGATCCAGAGAACTTCACTGACTGCTTGTGCGGTCTACTCTCTTGATCCCACCCCTAGCTCTCTGAATTTAAGGGGAGTATTTGGAACACTCAAGCAATTCccagggaggtgtgtgtgtgtgtgtgtgtgtgtgtgtgtgtgtgtgtgtgtgtgtcggggggagGAATAGGGGGCAGGTGTGCGTGGGGGGGGGGCTGGCGGACTCAGCTATTCCTGCTTGCTTGGCTTCTGCCTTATGGGGGAGGGGGCGACACACCTTTGGGTTTGACCTCTGAATTAGCGTATGTATCTGACCGATACAGTTGGTATCCACCCAGTCATGCTGGTATTTTTAGGGCTTTGGCTTTCTAATCCACaaacatgtctctctgtgtgtatgtttgtgcacagaTGTGTTGTCTGCAGAGCTGAGACTTTAGTAGGGTCTTTAAAAACatagtttaaaaatgtaaaccGTCCTCGGGAGCTAACAACTACGTAACCAATCTTTTCCTCCACCGTGAGCCTCTTTCCCGTTCTGCCTTCCATCACCTGGAAAGATGTTGCATTTTGAACACATCCACAAGCACCACGTTTGCAAAAGCCCAGACTCCTGGGAAATTTAAAAGATCTTTCCAAGTTCAGTCTGCCCATCCAGCAGCTGGGAAGCAGCCTGTCTCTTTACATAAGATTAAAACCATGGAGCGAAGGGTTTGCTAGTCTGTTGCGTTGTTCCTTGGAATTAGGAAAACGAGTAGAAAAAAAGTCTTCACAGTCGCATCAATTTGCAAGTATTAAGagtccctttctttttcttcttctttttttttttaagcaaaccGATTCACGATAATTACAGCGTCCAACACCGTCTCCACCCACCCCGCACTTCAAACCACTCTCTTCCCTTTGCATTTGCCTCCCTCGAAAGTACTTGcttagtttttggttttgctttttaagggGTGTTGACCTGGGTTTAGGTCTAGTAAACCGATCCCTCTGGCCGGCTCGGCGATTGGTTAACTGCGCGGCTGACTGACGGCGGTGTGGAGAGCGGCTCCCGGCAGCGCGGAGCTGATTGGCTGCGCGCGGGGAGATCCAGGGCTCGGCCACCCGCACACCGCGCACTCGAGCTGCAGCGTCGCAAGTAGGTGCAGCAGCCCGCAGCCCGCCGCGCCTCCGCGAGCCGGGACGGCACTCGGTCCCGCGCGCTCCCCGCCCCGCGCCAGCCCCGCCGCGGCGACCTGCGGCAGCCGAGGACCCCATCGATCGGATACCCGGGGCGCAGCTCGCGGCCGCGAGCAGGACGGGGCCGGGCACTGCGCCTTTGTCCCCGGAGGCTCCGGGAAGTTTGCAGCGGGACGCGCGCGTGAAGGCAGCGTGGGCAGCCCGGACGTCGCCAAGCAGCATGGGCGTCGGGCGCAGCGCGCGGGGTCGCGGCGGGGCCGCCTCGGGCGTGCTGCTGGCGTTGGCCGCCGCGCTGCTGGCCGCGGGTTCGGCCAGCGAGTACGACTACGTGAGCTTCCAGTCGGACATCGGCTCGTATCAGAGCGGGCGCTTCTACACTAAGCCCCCGCAGTGCGTGGACATCCCCGTGGACCTGCGGCTGTGCCACAACGTGGGCTACAAGAAGATGGTGCTGCCCAACCTGCTGGAGCACGAGACCATGGCAGAGGTGAAGCAGCAGGCCAGCAGCTGGGTGCCGCTGCTCAACAAGAACTGCCACATGGGCACCCAGGTCTTCCTCTGCTCGCTCTTCGCGCCCGTCTGTCTGGACCGGCCCATCTACCCGTGTCGCTGGCTCTGCGAGGCCGTGCGCAACTCCTGCGAGCCGGTCATGCAGTTCTTCGGCTTCTACTGGCCCGAGATGCTCAAATGTGACAAGTTCCCCGAGGGCGACGTCTGCATCGCCATGACCCCGCCCAATGCCACCGAAGCCTCGAAACCCCAAGGTAAGGGTGCACCTTCCCACGCCCGCGAACCCCCGCGCCCAGTCGCACTGGCCCCGGGCTCTAGAAGGAAAAGCCCGGGAGTCGCGCACCGCAACCCGCAAGGTGTGCAGACGCGATCCCGAAAGCTTCTGGGAGGCCCAGGCGTCGCTTGGCGCTTCTCCCGACCCAGGTACTCCGTGATTGCTGGGGAGTCTCGGCCCGGGGGAGGCCTGGAGCTGCTCTTCTTAAGCTCCGGTCTATTTTCCATACCTGAAACAAAGCAAAgcttaagttttaaataaaaggagGACGTCCATCTCTTCAGGGAGAGCGCGGGGCC encodes:
- the Sfrp1 gene encoding secreted frizzled-related protein 1: MGVGRSARGRGGAASGVLLALAAALLAAGSASEYDYVSFQSDIGSYQSGRFYTKPPQCVDIPVDLRLCHNVGYKKMVLPNLLEHETMAEVKQQASSWVPLLNKNCHMGTQVFLCSLFAPVCLDRPIYPCRWLCEAVRNSCEPVMQFFGFYWPEMLKCDKFPEGDVCIAMTPPNATEASKPQGTTVCPPCDNELKSEAIIEHLCASEFALRMKIKEVKKENGDKKIVPKKKKPLKLGPIKKKELKRLVLFLKNGADCPCHQLDNLSHNFLIMGRKVKSQYLLTAIHKWDKKNKEFKNFMKRMKNHECPTFQSVFK